In one window of Pseudoalteromonas espejiana DSM 9414 DNA:
- the ttcA gene encoding tRNA 2-thiocytidine(32) synthetase TtcA, with translation MSHSAQAKAQYNLNKLQKRLRRLTGQAVMDFNMIEEGDRIMVCLSGGKDSYTMLDMLKHLKRVAPINFDLFVVNLDQKQPGFPEHVLPEYLDKQDIEYKIVEEDTYSIVTDIIPEGKTTCSLCSRLRRGILYRTAKEMGATKIALGHHRDDMIETLFLNMFYGGKLKSMPAKLMSDNGEHMVIRPLAYCKEADISKYAFSQGYPIIPCNLCGSQENLQRKHTKNMLAQWNKDHPGRIESIFTAMQSVVPSHLADTELFDFENLKTGDVIDGGDIALDKPDIPKAPVTEDDEPQQPADVVTINLS, from the coding sequence GTGTCTCACTCAGCTCAAGCCAAAGCTCAATACAACTTAAATAAGCTACAAAAGCGTTTACGCCGTCTTACTGGCCAAGCCGTCATGGACTTTAACATGATCGAAGAAGGCGACCGTATTATGGTGTGTCTATCGGGTGGTAAAGACAGTTACACCATGCTTGATATGCTTAAGCATTTAAAGCGCGTGGCACCTATTAATTTTGATTTATTTGTTGTTAATCTCGATCAAAAACAGCCAGGTTTCCCAGAGCATGTTTTACCTGAGTACCTTGATAAACAAGATATTGAGTACAAAATTGTAGAAGAAGATACCTACAGTATTGTGACCGACATAATCCCTGAAGGTAAAACAACGTGTTCGCTGTGTTCTCGCCTGCGCCGTGGTATTTTATATCGCACTGCTAAAGAAATGGGCGCAACTAAAATAGCGCTTGGTCACCACCGCGATGACATGATCGAAACACTATTTTTAAATATGTTTTACGGCGGTAAACTTAAAAGCATGCCCGCTAAATTAATGAGCGATAACGGTGAGCACATGGTTATTCGCCCATTGGCATACTGTAAAGAAGCCGACATAAGCAAATACGCGTTTAGCCAAGGCTACCCTATTATTCCGTGTAACTTATGTGGCTCTCAAGAAAACCTGCAACGTAAACATACTAAAAATATGTTAGCGCAGTGGAACAAAGATCACCCTGGTCGCATTGAAAGCATTTTTACAGCAATGCAAAGTGTTGTGCCTTCGCACTTAGCTGATACTGAGCTATTTGATTTTGAAAACTTAAAAACCGGTGATGTCATTGATGGCGGCGATATTGCCCTTGATAAGCCCGATATTCCTAAAGCACCAGTGACCGAAGATGATGAACCCCAGCAACCCGCTGATGTTGTTACCATCAATTTAAGCTAG